A genomic segment from Geitlerinema sp. PCC 7407 encodes:
- a CDS encoding sulfite exporter TauE/SafE family protein: protein MSSWSQLSVLDDIAPLVMGGLAIGGFLAGILAGFLGIGGGTILVPLMVTLGFAPVQAVATSSLAILITSLSGSLQNWRMGYLRFPQVLALGLPALLTAQIGAFLANYIAPYLLLLAFGLVLWLNIALMQLRRSLLAAAVPPQARLNPRLAQLLTGGGAGLLAGLFGVGGGVVLVPLQMLFLGEAIKMAIQTSLAVIVMTAISAAFGHAWNGHVLVWPGLLLGTGGLLGAQVSTRFLPKLPDRAIAIAFCTLLTLLSGYTFWQAWRSYLAVGAIAL from the coding sequence ATGTCTTCTTGGAGCCAGCTCAGCGTGCTCGACGACATCGCACCCTTGGTGATGGGTGGCCTGGCCATTGGGGGGTTCCTCGCGGGGATCCTGGCCGGATTTCTCGGCATCGGCGGCGGCACGATTCTGGTGCCCCTCATGGTTACCCTGGGGTTTGCCCCCGTCCAGGCCGTCGCCACCAGCAGCCTCGCCATTTTGATCACCTCCCTCTCCGGCAGCCTCCAAAACTGGCGCATGGGCTACCTGCGTTTCCCGCAGGTTCTGGCCCTGGGCCTGCCAGCCCTGCTGACGGCGCAGATCGGAGCCTTCCTCGCCAACTACATCGCCCCCTACCTGCTTCTGCTGGCCTTCGGCCTGGTGCTCTGGCTCAATATCGCCCTGATGCAGCTACGGCGCTCCCTGCTGGCGGCCGCTGTGCCGCCCCAGGCCCGCCTCAACCCCCGCCTCGCGCAGCTGCTCACGGGCGGTGGGGCTGGTCTGCTGGCGGGGCTGTTTGGGGTGGGGGGCGGCGTGGTGCTGGTGCCCCTGCAAATGCTGTTTTTGGGAGAAGCGATCAAAATGGCCATCCAAACCAGCTTGGCTGTGATCGTCATGACAGCCATTTCGGCGGCTTTCGGGCATGCCTGGAATGGGCATGTTTTAGTGTGGCCTGGGCTATTGCTGGGAACCGGGGGGCTGCTGGGGGCTCAGGTGAGCACGCGCTTTTTGCCCAAGCTGCCCGACCGGGCGATCGCGATCGCCTTTTGTACCTTGCTGACCCTGCTGTCAGGCTATACCTTTTGGCAGGCGTGGCGAAGCTACCTGGCTGTCGGAGCGATCGCGCTTTAG
- a CDS encoding ABC transporter substrate-binding protein: protein MHHTSRSRLSLSKLNRRRFLQYSGLALGSSLAAACAGLPSDRSSSPSASADGLEKLVFGTNWVAEAEHGGFYQAVATGLYREAGLDVTIKMGGPQLPSGTQLLMGGAVDLFMGYGIDAIKAVEEGIPKVTVAAIFQKDPQCLIAHPNTGVTTLADLKGRPIYVSASANATYWPVLRAKYGFTDDQKRPYNFNPGPFLADKTVAQQGYATSEPFAIEKQGKFEPVVLLLTDSGYTPYSTTIEAKTELVEQNPELVQRFVDASIKGWYSYLENPTPANQLIKQANPEMSDEHLAFSLQKMKEYAMVLGPDALRLGIGAMTEERWKTFFDEMASVGILKPETDYRKAYTLKFVNRGPEYYKA from the coding sequence ATGCATCACACATCTCGGTCTCGTCTGAGCCTGTCAAAGCTCAATCGGCGTCGGTTTTTGCAGTACAGCGGCCTGGCCCTGGGCAGCAGTCTAGCGGCGGCCTGTGCAGGGCTGCCCAGCGATCGCTCCAGCAGCCCCTCGGCCAGCGCCGACGGCCTCGAAAAGCTGGTCTTTGGTACAAACTGGGTCGCCGAAGCTGAGCATGGCGGCTTCTACCAGGCGGTGGCAACCGGGCTCTACCGCGAAGCGGGCCTGGATGTCACGATCAAAATGGGAGGGCCTCAGCTGCCCAGCGGAACCCAGCTCCTGATGGGCGGCGCAGTGGACCTGTTCATGGGCTACGGCATCGACGCCATCAAGGCCGTCGAAGAAGGCATCCCCAAAGTGACGGTTGCGGCGATTTTCCAAAAAGATCCCCAGTGCCTGATCGCCCACCCCAACACCGGCGTCACCACCCTAGCGGACCTCAAGGGCCGCCCCATATACGTCTCGGCCTCCGCAAATGCCACCTACTGGCCGGTGCTGCGCGCCAAATACGGCTTCACCGACGACCAAAAACGCCCCTACAACTTCAACCCGGGGCCTTTTCTGGCAGACAAGACCGTGGCCCAGCAGGGCTACGCCACCTCTGAGCCCTTTGCCATCGAGAAGCAGGGCAAATTTGAGCCCGTGGTCCTGCTGCTGACCGATAGCGGCTACACGCCTTATTCGACCACCATCGAGGCGAAGACAGAGCTGGTTGAACAAAACCCCGAGCTAGTGCAGCGCTTTGTGGATGCGTCGATCAAGGGCTGGTACAGCTACCTGGAGAACCCAACTCCCGCTAATCAGCTCATCAAGCAGGCAAACCCCGAAATGAGCGATGAGCACTTGGCCTTTAGCCTTCAAAAAATGAAGGAATATGCCATGGTGTTGGGGCCGGACGCCCTGCGCTTGGGGATTGGGGCGATGACCGAGGAGCGCTGGAAGACGTTCTTTGACGAGATGGCGTCGGTGGGAATCTTGAAGCCAGAGACGGACTACCGCAAGGCGTACACGCTGAAGTTTGTGAATCGTGGACCGGAGTACTACAAGGCGTAG
- a CDS encoding ABC transporter ATP-binding protein: protein MSDRPAIRLSQVTKVYRNGTVALENLDLAVPESQFVSLVGPSGCGKSTVLQLMAGLGTLTSGQVEWADPGIAAAVRSRNAEAQESHGLAFVFQEAALMPWATVLENVCLPFKLAGVPPRKAAIAAREALHRVGLEGAERCYPRELSGGMKMRVSIARALVTRPKVLLMDEPFGALDEITRSRLNEDLLALWSEMRWTVVFVTHNIYEAVYLSNRVVVMAARPGRVVADIPIEAPYPRSESFRTSPLFNQYCRRVSAALAEAIAPSPLADPGVLDSPV from the coding sequence ATGAGCGATCGCCCAGCAATTCGGCTCAGTCAGGTGACGAAGGTCTACCGCAACGGGACGGTGGCCCTCGAAAATCTGGATTTGGCGGTGCCAGAGTCTCAGTTCGTCAGCCTGGTGGGGCCGTCGGGCTGCGGCAAAAGTACGGTGCTGCAGCTGATGGCGGGTCTCGGTACCCTCACATCGGGCCAGGTGGAGTGGGCAGATCCCGGCATTGCGGCGGCGGTGCGATCGCGCAATGCCGAGGCCCAAGAGAGCCACGGCTTGGCCTTTGTGTTTCAGGAGGCGGCGCTGATGCCCTGGGCGACGGTCCTAGAGAATGTGTGTCTGCCCTTCAAGCTGGCCGGGGTGCCGCCCCGCAAGGCGGCGATCGCCGCTCGCGAGGCCCTGCACCGGGTGGGCCTGGAGGGAGCAGAGCGCTGCTATCCCCGCGAGCTATCGGGGGGCATGAAAATGCGGGTTTCGATCGCCCGAGCCCTGGTCACTCGCCCCAAGGTGCTGCTGATGGATGAGCCCTTTGGCGCTCTCGACGAGATCACCCGCAGCCGCCTCAACGAAGACTTGCTGGCCCTGTGGAGCGAAATGCGCTGGACGGTGGTTTTTGTCACCCACAACATTTATGAGGCGGTGTATCTTTCCAATCGCGTGGTGGTGATGGCGGCGCGGCCTGGCCGGGTGGTGGCGGATATCCCCATCGAAGCGCCCTATCCCCGCTCGGAGAGCTTTCGCACCTCCCCCCTGTTCAATCAGTACTGCCGCCGAGTGTCGGCGGCGTTGGCCGAGGCGATCGCCCCTTCGCCCCTGGCGGACCCCGGCGTTCTAGATTCGCCTGTTTGA
- a CDS encoding ABC transporter permease, translating to MPPSGAPFRVPKPKPPVRSPQRRPRIQRLRSRLLSADVLAPAGVGLASLLLWEGLVRWLDVPPYLLPGPLLVLQTLGTEGGELFGSLLITLQITVVAFGAAVVSGLLIAVLFAQSKWIERSLFPYAVILQTTPVVAIAPLIIVWLRNNTFAALVVCAWIVAFFPIVANTTLGLNSVDHNLQNLFRLYRASRWQTLLYLRLPSALPYFLAGLRISGGLALIGAVVAEFVAGTGGVRSGIAYQILISSYNLQIPRMFAALLMTTGLGVVIFVLLTVLSDYWLRHWHESAVRRDR from the coding sequence ATGCCCCCCTCCGGTGCCCCTTTTCGTGTGCCCAAACCCAAGCCCCCGGTGCGATCGCCCCAGAGGCGTCCTAGAATCCAGCGCCTGAGGTCTCGGCTGCTCTCGGCGGATGTCCTGGCCCCGGCGGGGGTGGGCCTCGCTAGCCTGCTGCTGTGGGAGGGACTGGTTCGCTGGCTAGATGTGCCGCCCTACCTGCTCCCGGGGCCGCTGCTGGTGCTCCAGACCCTGGGGACGGAGGGGGGCGAGCTGTTTGGGTCCCTGCTGATCACCCTCCAGATCACGGTGGTGGCCTTTGGAGCGGCGGTGGTTTCGGGGCTGCTGATTGCGGTGCTGTTTGCCCAGAGCAAATGGATCGAGCGCAGTTTGTTTCCCTACGCGGTGATCCTCCAGACGACCCCCGTCGTGGCGATCGCCCCCCTGATCATCGTCTGGCTGCGCAACAACACCTTTGCCGCTCTGGTCGTCTGCGCCTGGATTGTGGCCTTCTTCCCCATCGTCGCCAACACCACCCTCGGCCTCAACAGCGTCGACCACAACCTGCAAAACCTCTTTCGGCTCTACCGGGCCTCGCGCTGGCAAACCCTGCTGTATCTGCGCCTGCCCAGCGCTCTGCCCTACTTCCTGGCGGGGCTGCGCATCAGCGGCGGGCTGGCCCTGATCGGGGCCGTGGTGGCGGAGTTTGTGGCGGGCACCGGCGGCGTGCGATCGGGGATCGCTTACCAAATTCTGATTTCTAGCTACAATCTCCAGATTCCGCGCATGTTCGCGGCCCTGCTGATGACCACGGGGCTGGGGGTCGTCATCTTTGTGCTGCTGACGGTGCTGTCGGACTACTGGCTGCGTCACTGGCACGAGAGCGCGGTGCGCCGCGATCGCTAG